In Cololabis saira isolate AMF1-May2022 chromosome 4, fColSai1.1, whole genome shotgun sequence, one DNA window encodes the following:
- the LOC133441828 gene encoding extracellular calcium-sensing receptor-like, whose product MPDINSTYRPPPVKCNGFDPRAFRWAQTMRLAVEEINQSSELLPNYTLGYKIFDSCAYPLTGQRAALAVLNGPSEDDSPMCSGASPLLAVIGESGSAQSIVVSRILQPFRIPMISYFSSCACLTDRKKYPTFFRVIPNDDYQVKAIAQLLVHFNWTWVGIIRGDHEYGRFAVQGLLRELQRTSVCVAYREMIPLLYNRQKALEIMQVMQSSSAKVVVVFSAEGEMTPFLRDYMTQNITGIQWVASEAWVTASVFTGSEYYPYLGGTIGFGIRKGHISRLSDFLSTVNPQRYPNNLLVQELWEALYGCNPSTSPSSQLPPCTGQETLLKQHSAYMNTSSPRVAYNVYKAVYAVAHSLHNLLLCQPGSGPFQNNSCAQSNNVFPWQLQHYIQEVEFDIDGEEVNFDLKGDSVPYYDIINWQRGTSGNIEFVNVGLFDGTKPAGEELVIQEDRIMWAGHQSEVPMSVCSSSCPPGSRKAVRRGEPVCCFDCVPCDSGKINNQTNAIECTFCPEDFWSNKDRTACIPKKVEFLAYDSLGIALTVISVVGACLTISVFAVFFHHRNTAIVRVNNSELSFFILFALTLCFLCSLVFIGEPTLWSCMLRHTAFSITFSLCISCILGKTLVVLAAFTATRPGDNIMKWLGPKQQRGIIFSCTLVQVVICGAWLIDAAPYPSRNTEYERSKIILECSVGSSFAFWCVLGYIGLQACLCFILAFLARKLPGNFNEAKFITFSMLIFSAVWLAFIPAYISSPGNYADAVESFAILASSFGLLFCLFAPKCYIILLRPEKNTKQHLMGNEKR is encoded by the exons ATGCCTGACATTAACTCCACTTACAGGCCACCACCAGTGAAGTGCAATGG ATTCGATCCCAGAGCATTTCGTTGGGCTCAGACCATGAGGCTGGCAGTGGAGGAGATCAACCAGAGTTCAGAACTATTACCCAATTACACCCTGGGTTACAAAATCTTTGATTCATGTGCATATCCACTAACGGGCCAGAGGGCTGCTCTGGCTGTGTTGAACGGGCCGAGTGAGGATGACTCTCCCATGTGCAGCGGTGCTTCTCCACTCCTCGCTGTGATTGGGGAATCAGGCTCTGCTCAGTCCATTGTGGTGTCAAGAATCTTGCAGCCCTTCAGAATCCCAATG ATCAGTTACTTTTCTTCATGTGCATGTTTAactgacagaaaaaaatatccaaCCTTTTTCAGAGTAATCCCTAATGATGATTACCAG GTGAAGGCCATCGCCCAGCTGCTGGTGCACTTCAATTGGACTTGGGTCGGGATTATCCGAGGAGATCATGAGTACGGCCGTTTTGCAGTGCAAGGTCTACTGAGGGAATTACAGCGCACCAGTGTATGTGTGGCTTACCGGGAAATGATCCCTCTACTTTATAATCGCCAGAAGGCCCTGGAGATAATGCAG GTGATGCAAAGCTCTTCAGCAAAAGTGGTAGTTGTATTTTCAGCTGAAGGAGAAATGACACCTTTCTTGAGAGATTATATGACACAGAACATCACTGGAATCCAGTGGGTGGCAAGTGAGGCCTGGGTCACAGCATCTGTCTTCACAGGAAGCGAGTATTATCCCTACTTGGGAGGCACCATTGGGTTTGGCATCAGGAAAGGTCACATATCTCGACTCAGTGACTTCCTGTCAACAGTCAACCCTCAGAGGTATCCCAATAACCTTCTTGTGCAGGAGCTGTGGGAGGCTCTGTATGGTTGCAATCCCTCTACATCTCCTTCCTCCCAGTTGCCACCCTGCACCGGTCAAGAGACACTATTGAAGCAGCACTCAGCTTACATGAATACATCCAGCCCAAGAGTTGCGTATAATGTCTACAAGGCTGTATATGCAGTTGCTCATTCACTGCACAACCTTCTTTTGTGTCAGCCGGGCAGTGGACCCTTTCAAAACAACTCATGTGCTCAAAGTAACAATGTATTCCCCTGGCAG ctCCAACATTACATTCAGGAAGTTGAATTTGACATTGATGGAGAGGAGGTTAACTTTGACCTGAAGGGAGACTCTGTACCCTACTATGACATTATTAACTGGCAGAGAGGCACGAGTGGGAACATTGAATTTGTCAACGTGGGGTTGTTTGACGGGACCAAACCTGCTGGAGAGGAGCTGGTGATCCAGGAGGACAGGATAATGTGGGCAGGGCATCAGAGTGAG GTGCCAATGTCTGTATGCAGTTCCAGCTGTCCTCCAGGGTCCAGGAAAGCTGTCCGTCGTGGGGAGCCTGTCTGCTGCTTTGACTGTGTACCATGTGACAGTGGCAAAATTAATAATCAGACAA ATGCAATAGAATGTACATTTTGTCCCGAAGACTTCTGGTCAAACAAAGACAGAACAGCCTGCATCCCAAAGAAGGTGGAGTTCTTGGCCTATGATTCTTTGGGTATAGCCCTGACAGTGATCTCAGTCGTGGGTGCCTGTCTCACCATCAGTGTTTTTGCAGTCTTCTTCCACCACAGAAACACAGCCATTGTCCGGGTGAATAACTCAGAACTGAGCTTCTTCATTCTGTTTGCATTGACTCTATGTTTCCTTTGTTCTCTTGTGTTCATTGGAGAACCGACCCTTTGGTCCTGCATGCTCCGCCATACTGCTTTTAGCATTACATTTTCACTTTGCATCTCCTGCATCCTGGGAAAGACTCTGGTGGTGCTGGCTGCTTTCACTGCAACCAGACCAGGGGACAACATCATGAAGTGGCTTGGGCCCAAGCAGCAAAGAGGCATTATCTTCAGCTGTACCCTGGTTCAAGTAGTCATCTGTGGTGCCTGGCTGATTGATGCTGCCCCTTATCCATCTCGAAACACTGAATATGAACGCTCAAAGATTATTCTGGAGTGTAGTGTTGGATCGAGCTTTGCATTCTGGTGTGTTTTAGGATACATTGGGCTGCAAGCTTGCCTTTGTTTTATACTAGCATTTCTGGCTCGTAAGTTACCTGGCAACTTCAACGAGGCCAAATTCATCACTTTTAGCATGTTGATCTTTAGTGCTGTGTGGCTGGCATTCATTCCTGCGTATATAAGCTCCCCTGGAAACTATGCAGATGCAGTGGAGTCATTTGCTATTTTGGCTTCCAGCTTTGGCCTGTTGTTCTGCCTGTTTGCGCCAAAGTGTTACATTATTTTATTGAGACCAGAAAAAAATACGAAACAGCATCTAATGGgaaatgaaaagaggtaa